The stretch of DNA TTCTGCCAAAAGTAGAAGTTTAACCGATGTTAATGGTTATCCCCTCGACACGAACTCATTGAGCAAAGCTGATCTGGAACATGGGAACAAATTAACCGGCTATAAAAAAGAGAAGCTAAAAGCTGGGCACAAGAACCTGGGACGCTATTCAGATGGAGGTGCCCTTACTTCCTTTCCACGTAGTCTCTCTTCTATGCATCTTCTTATCTTTAATGTTTTTCTTGTGGTGTTtccctaattattattacatgcTTAATTATTTACTTCTATACAGGAGATTCCATGGAAAAAGGCGAGAAGTATTCAAGTTCGAAGAGCAAGAGAATGGTGGATCAAATTGATTCAAAAGCATCTAAGAAAATCAAGATAGAAGATGCGAACTATCTTGTTAAAGATTGGAACTCTGAGTATGAAGCAGCTGGAAAGACTTCTGCAGACATGACTAATGTGTCATCTGCAAAGGCAGTGACAAAAACTCTTGATAAGTACAATGATGTGCCTTCAGGCAAGGAAAAGTTAGATTCAAAAGGAAATATTTCTGTACTATCTAAGAGGAtcaaaggagaagatcaagcTTTCTCAAATGGGGAAATTAAAGATTTTAAGACTTCAGATTTACAAAGATCAGATAAAATGGAGCTGTCTACTAAGAAGAGGAAAATGAAAGAGTGGCAGGAGAGTCAGCACATTCTAACAGCTGAAATGAGAAGTCATCAACTAATCGACGGCAGGGCTGTCACTAAAGACACTTTAAGAGAAGGTGAGGCCTCGAAGGAAAAGAAGCCAAAGGTAGTGAAGACTGAAGAGAAGTTCTCGTACGGACAGGCTTCTACAGCAGCTACTTCAAGCTCTTCGAAGGTCTCAGGCTCTCAGAAGAGTAAAACCAAATTTCAGGACATAAGGGGCTCTCCAGTAGAGTCAGTTTCTTCATCTCCCGTCCGAATTAATACTGAGAAGCTTCACAATATAAGAAATTCAGTTGGAAGGGCTGAAATGTTTAATGTTGGTTCATCTACCTTGGGGAGCCCAAAAAGATGTTCAGATAGTGAGGTTGAAGGAGGAAGCAACCATAGTGGAAAAGCAAGGAAAGAAGCAGCTTCTCTCAACCAGCTGCCGCCTTTAGCGAGTCAGAGAGCAGGTGAATCTGGAACCCTTGATATTTTCAGAGGGCCATCCGATTATCACGATAAGGAAACAAATGAGCTACCTGATGCAGGAGCCCCAGATGAAAAAGTGTTACATAGAAATAGAAATGTACTAGATCAAAATGGCAGATATAACAAGGAATCCCCAGACAGAAACCATTCTCACTATTTTGATAAGTTAAATAATCACCAGCATGTTGACACTTTGAGTCATCGGAAGTCTGGAAGAAGCTCTTCTTCACATTCAAAGGAGAAACATGGAAGTTATAAATCAGATGTTGATTCAGATAAGGCTAAAGTTTCCAGACCCTTTAATGAAAACAAGGATTCGCTTGTTGCAAAGAAAGGCGACGCTCGGCACATAGATCAGGATTTACTGGGAAAGAGAGATCGAACTGTAAAAAGTACTGGTCTCACTAAAAAAGATAACCACTCACGTTCTGGTAACCTAGAAAGTACAGATGCTAGTGGCCCTTGTGCACATCTGGATCAGCAAAAGGAGTTTGACTCAAGGGGCAGCATTGTAGAAGCTAAATGTGTTCAGTTCAATGTAACTGAAGACCTTAAGCAGATGTCATCATCCAGAGCTAAAAAATCATCTATTCGTCTTCCCACCAATAATAACGATCGATCAGATTTGGCACCTGCAACAGATAAATTGCAGCCTACCAGGGACAAACAAGAAGCACATAAGCTGGGACCTCAAATTGTCTCTTCGCCGGTCAAAGAAAGCAGGTTGGAAGTGTACTCTACTGAGGCATCCAATAGTGATGTatcaaaaatgatcaaaagaaagCAGGACATTCCAAATGGAGTTCAGCAGAATAGTTTGAGGCAATCAACACCTTATTCTCTGGACACTTCCAGTTCACTTAGAAAGGAAGGTCATTCTGCTGCATCAACAGTCTTGAAAGAAGCTCGAGATTTAAAGCATAGGGCTAATCGTTTAAAGGTAAAGTTATCCTTTGCAATGTTGATTcgctttttttgtttatatcgTCTTTTACTCGCTTTCTGAGTTTCTAAATTAAGTGACATCTAGCAGAGTGAAGGTCTGGAGCTTGAAAGTACAGGTCTATACTTTGAGGCAGCCTTGAAATTTCTGCATGTTGCCTCTCTGTGGGAGCCTCTTAGTTTTGATGGCTCAAAACAAGCGGATGCTGCTCAGTCCATTCAAATGTACTCTGACACAGCAAAACTCTGCGAGTAAGCCACAATGTTATGCAATTGTTATTGATGATCTGCAAATAGGTTACTATCAAGTTAGTGACTTCATATTAAGAAGTTGCAAATACGACAGTGTATTCCTTGATCTTCAAAATGAGACCCTTTGTATGTGACACAAGCatatttcttcttctctagAGGTATAGCAAATGTAATATTTCTGAAAAGACTTTGATTCTTACACACTGAATTCACCTTCTAGTGCTGCAACTCCCAGTTTGCTGGATCACTGAAAATTAGGTTCCTGCTGATTAGTTTATGGAATATTGTGTTCCTGTAGGTCATTTTAGTGCAAGATCTAAAGTTCTCTGAATAAAATTAGGTGGAGTTAGTGAGGTGAGTGAGGTGTTACTTTTACAAGAAAAGAGACTTTTACAAGAAAGGAGGTTAGAGAAAGTGAGGTTTACTTTGTCCAATTAGGTCAAACAAAAGGTTGGATATGGAGTGTATCTTATCCAGGTGAAACAAAGTTAATTGACCTGGTGCAGTCAGCTTGGTATATCATTGAAACTCTGATGTTGGCTTTCTGAGGGCCTAGTCCTTTAAACAATTTACTCCAGGAAGTTTTGCGACAAAGTTGAGATTCCTACTTCATTTCCTTCAAAATAAACATATTGATATTCTCGCTATTGGTCAAATTCAAGTTAGACATTACCACTCGCTGTGGTGTCCTAGCTAATCTGTGAAACAAATATGCTCTTACACACAAATGATCTTCTTACTAATGCAAAGTGACTCAGTGTGTACGAGCTGGTTATTTCATACTGGGAATTTACTTCACTTTCATTGTTGTTAAAGTGTGAGCATTATGATTTAGGGGTTCATATTAACTTGATATTAAGTGACTTGCCCATTGATATCTACTTATGAGCATAATAATTCTCTATGCCATTTAAGATTGAGATGTAATTAAGTTTTTATCACAAAAATGGGTTAACATATTCTAAAATGCTAACAAACGACCATCTTTATCTGCAATTTTATGGTACTATGAatgttgaaatttgatttcatcTAAAAATAGTAATTTACCCAGTCCTTGATGTGttcttctttaatttaaatgaaataaaaatgcCGTAATACTTTTAGAATTTTCGAGACATTagttattttaacttttaaccaaaGCGAATATTATTCATTCATTTATGATCATCTAATATTCATTTGTTTTAACAGATTTTGTGCACGTGAATACGAGCGTTGCAAAGAAATGGCTGCTGCTGCTTTAGCATATAAGTGTGTTGAAGTGGCCTACCTCAAATCTGCATACTACAAACATTCTAGTGCAAACAAAGATGGACAAGAATTGCAAACAGCTCTACTTATGATTCCACCAGGTTGTTCAAATTCATAAAGCTGaactttatttttcatatatcatAGTAGCTCTAGAGTACATGCATTAGATTTTACTAACAAACTGCTAATGGATTTTGCCAATAATGATTAGCAGTGTAGTGCCGTATATTAATGTAAATTGAACCATTTGTCGAGCTCTATGGTTGACACGGGAGTTGATTTTGGCTTTGGATATGGTGTTgcttttctaatttaattagtcTAAGTAATACTTTATAATTAATGCATACTGTTCATCGTGTGTCCTGCATTATGCAGTATTTCAGTAATATTTTAACCTTATATAAGATCTCAACTttacaattaaaattcaaatccaacTATTTATACTCATGGAATAATGTTTTATGACCTTTTGTGGATAACTGCTAGAAATCGCGAAAATTATGATGTGAAGTAAGCATTTTTGTCATTACTTCTCAGAGTCATTAAGTTATTTATCATATCTGCATTAAGATATAAACAGATCAGTATCTTGATAAAGGTAATAGTTGCTCTATTGGACTTGTCGGCCTGTATAACCTGGACATGGCTGCTAGAAGTTAGATGAAAGCTAATGTCCTTCTACATACCTTCAATACGAGAGTCCTGCGTAAtctttattgtacttttttaaGTTATTATGATAGATCATTCTGTGAAGTGATTAGATGTTTGAATTTCAAgatggatttttctttttttatgaagCTCATATTCTTTTGGTTTTCATTATCCTTGTGTTCATGTTGGTTTTATCTGTTGTTTCCTGTGAAGACCTTGCTTGCTATCATgttgaaaattcttttttttttctttttttcttttttctttccttctataTTGTAGGTGAGTCACCATCTTCTTCTGCTTCAGATGTTGACAACTTAAACAACCAGGGTACCTTGGGGAAGGCTGCTTCAGCAAAGGGTGTTAACTCTCCTCTTGTTACTGCCAACCATGTAATTGCTGCTCGAAACCATCCACATTTGATGCGGTTGCTTACCTATGTAAGTTCATATGCCGATAATTGTGAGTTTCTATGATGTCTCGTTTTCACTTAATTTGCTTACATGGGAGAGGTGCATACTTACTCTCGTTGTTCTCATGCATAAAGCATATCAATGATGTGCATACTATTTATCATGGTTCAATGATTTATGTGCAGAATCTGATACATTTTCATGTCATTTGATGGCAGACGCATGATTTGAACAGCGCATTTGAAGCAACTAGGAAATCACAAATTGCTATTGCTGCAGCTGCTGGTGCCAGCCTCGAAAAGCATGGGGCTCATGGCATTGACTCGGTTAGACGGGTCCTTGATTTCAACTTCCACAATGTAAAAGGGCTATTGCGGCTTGTACGATTATCCAAGGAGTCGATCAGTCGTTAAAGTATTCGAAATGCTGAGTCATCTTCCCTGTGTATAGAATCTGTAGGCTACTAGGCCATGTTTATTTTTCCGTCCAATTCTTTTCCCTCTAATATGCTGGTCATAATGAGGTGATGTTTACCAAATTTTCACTTCTTTGTTAGCATGTCTTTTGCCCAAAAAAGAAATCGGGCTTCATAGGAGCGTATCCTGTAAAATATGTACAAAGAGATTTACTTGCAATTTTTGTAAAGTATTCTTTGCGGCTTCCGATGCTTTAAAAACAGATAACAGCATCGACTGATGAGGTAGAGATCCAAAAATGCAGTGGGTTTTCTCTCGTCCTTCGTTCGCAATTACTGTTGTATATCTCTCTTCaagcaaaaatatatattgccAGCCAAACAGACCGAGCATCAGGCTTTCTCTTTTCCTGCTACCGTAAATTGTGTGAAACTAATGGAACAGTTCTGTTCTGTACAGTGCATACAAATATCATGTTTGATAACTGTCAGCTGGTTTTAGCGTTTGAAAGATCACGTCTCAAATATTTATGAAGCCGACTGCTGCTGACGTTAAGGATATGGGTATGTGATTTTCTCTCCTTATTTATGTTGCATATCTATGAACTTATTGATATGAACTAAATAATATCTGATTTATTATTGCAGGTTTTTCCTTCAACCTCATTAACCGTGTTTGATATTACTGCATTGTTAAGAGTTTCTAGGCTACAGCATAAAATATTTCAGATGAAATTTCATGGTTCTAACTCTTCTGGAAGAGGTATACTTCAACTGAGCCAAAAAACTATTTCCGTTTAGTGTTTCACCTTACATCGCAGTGAAATTTTCGACATGTTTATTTTATGGAACAGGGCCAAGAATGCTAACTAAATGTTTTATGAACAGGGCCAAGAATGCTAACTAAATGACAAAATTTAATGCTAAAAAAAGCTCCGGATTAGTAGTTGGTCTTTAATTCCCTTCCTGTTCAGCTGTGGACAGGTAAAAACTTCGTACTACCTGATTGTTATTTGCATCCTGAGATCTTAATAT from Ananas comosus cultivar F153 linkage group 18, ASM154086v1, whole genome shotgun sequence encodes:
- the LOC109723858 gene encoding uncharacterized protein LOC109723858 isoform X4; its protein translation is MLSVGRSDDGRERIGRGFGMEENELEEGEACDDSLIDPDVALSYIDEKLQDVLGHFQKDFEGGFSAENLGSKFGGYGSFLPAYQRSPSVFCQPKSPPKATNHSGSRSPYNTQSEGIRQNSSVLTCSSITKNNISASTVPSADTSSKREVCLGIHNERDSVPQYDSLTRHANGGDQKSLKVRIKVPPDDTVTRNNAAIYSGLGLDISPSSSLEDSPDDSAELSPEFQDMPYESPHTIIQIMTCFLVPGGYLLSPLHDNVLQLTERTRPIFKKCKTSMISKDISEKCEASSNLSLPVRDVKGHTIKRTKPDDKKIRSSGVKSSKCINDISAALNRDIDIETPAGQELVSDALNIPLLSGSRTIDRKDGHLAEESANGFAIMFDCPRGTNNFPATDRTRTPEFVKGKVELMEGMECSGIGNLGHEEIHLKGKIQTRTVNAEKTFEEQTMSSRKDSSVDLQRDRKEKVKKNVDTVKADSDGYKRNKDQTVGPVDNVRNISSHKASSYEPEKVVQGKYRLPEDKGKQQGIQPNTAPSLESTKDGIGVQPSPAVKERKKGSLARQNLYDKKPKPKVFKSHGDVLGNAVVNEGVLLDTQLKEKLKSVKPENEDESIRLMEASKEGPNNRKVDQHSISGTYVNEPLSVPSTSNAAETAEAPAKPAPVVIEEHWVCCDICQQWRLLPYGTNPDSLPKKWHCSLLNWLPGMNSCAISEKETTKALNDLYTVPAPQIGISSDGRHAPSSFTTSSALHLNQRLGDNIVTVSGKKKNGCKDGTNIANFSDIAQISNSERKNQQASAKSRSLTDVNGYPLDTNSLSKADLEHGNKLTGYKKEKLKAGHKNLGRYSDGGALTSFPRDSMEKGEKYSSSKSKRMVDQIDSKASKKIKIEDANYLVKDWNSEYEAAGKTSADMTNVSSAKAVTKTLDKYNDVPSGKEKLDSKGNISVLSKRIKGEDQAFSNGEIKDFKTSDLQRSDKMELSTKKRKMKEWQESQHILTAEMRSHQLIDGRAVTKDTLREGEASKEKKPKVVKTEEKFSYGQASTAATSSSSKVSGSQKSKTKFQDIRGSPVESVSSSPVRINTEKLHNIRNSVGRAEMFNVGSSTLGSPKRCSDSEVEGGSNHSGKARKEAASLNQLPPLASQRAGESGTLDIFRGPSDYHDKETNELPDAGAPDEKVLHRNRNVLDQNGRYNKESPDRNHSHYFDKLNNHQHVDTLSHRKSGRSSSSHSKEKHGSYKSDVDSDKAKVSRPFNENKDSLVAKKGDARHIDQDLLGKRDRTVKSTGLTKKDNHSRSGNLESTDASGPCAHLDQQKEFDSRGSIVEAKCVQFNVTEDLKQMSSSRAKKSSIRLPTNNNDRSDLAPATDKLQPTRDKQEAHKLGPQIVSSPVKESRLEVYSTEASNSDVSKMIKRKQDIPNGVQQNSLRQSTPYSLDTSSSLRKEGHSAASTVLKEARDLKHRANRLKSEGLELESTGLYFEAALKFLHVASLWEPLSFDGSKQADAAQSIQMYSDTAKLCEFCAREYERCKEMAAAALAYKCVEVAYLKSAYYKHSSANKDGQELQTALLMIPPGESPSSSASDVDNLNNQGTLGKAASAKGVNSPLVTANHVIAARNHPHLMRLLTYNLIHFHVI
- the LOC109723858 gene encoding uncharacterized protein LOC109723858 isoform X2, which translates into the protein MLSVGRSDDGRERIGRGFGMEENELEEGEACDDSLIDPDVALSYIDEKLQDVLGHFQKDFEGGFSAENLGSKFGGYGSFLPAYQRSPSVFCQPKSPPKATNHSGSRSPYNTQSEGIRQNSSVLTCSSITKNNISASTVPSADTSSKREVCLGIHNERDSVPQYDSLTRHANGGDQKSLKVRIKVPPDDTVTRNNAAIYSGLGLDISPSSSLEDSPDDSAELSPEFQDMPYESPHTIIQIMTCFLVPGGYLLSPLHDNVLQLTERTRPIFKKCKTSMISKDISEKCEASSNLSLPVRDVKGHTIKRTKPDDKKIRSSGVKSSKCINDISAALNRDIDIETPAGQELVSDALNIPLLSGSRTIDRKDGHLAEESANGFAIMFDCPRGTNNFPATDRTRTPEFVKGKVELMEGMECSGIGNLGHEEIHLKGKIQTRTVNAEKTFEEQTMSSRKDSSVDLQRDRKEKVKKNVDTVKADSDGYKRNKDQTVGPVDNVRNISSHKASSYEPEKVVQGKYRLPEDKGKQQGIQPNTAPSLESTKDGIGVQPSPAVKERKKGSLARQNLYDKKPKPKVFKSHGDVLGNAVVNEGVLLDTQLKEKLKSVKPENEDESIRLMEASKEGPNNRKVDQHSISGTYVNEPLSVPSTSNAAETAEAPAKPAPVVIEEHWVCCDICQQWRLLPYGTNPDSLPKKWHCSLLNWLPGMNSCAISEKETTKALNDLYTVPAPQIGISSDGRHAPSSFTTSSALHLNQRLGDNIVTVSGKKKNGCKDGTNIANFSDIAQISNSERKNQQASAKSRSLTDVNGYPLDTNSLSKADLEHGNKLTGYKKEKLKAGHKNLGRYSDGGDSMEKGEKYSSSKSKRMVDQIDSKASKKIKIEDANYLVKDWNSEYEAAGKTSADMTNVSSAKAVTKTLDKYNDVPSGKEKLDSKGNISVLSKRIKGEDQAFSNGEIKDFKTSDLQRSDKMELSTKKRKMKEWQESQHILTAEMRSHQLIDGRAVTKDTLREGEASKEKKPKVVKTEEKFSYGQASTAATSSSSKVSGSQKSKTKFQDIRGSPVESVSSSPVRINTEKLHNIRNSVGRAEMFNVGSSTLGSPKRCSDSEVEGGSNHSGKARKEAASLNQLPPLASQRAGESGTLDIFRGPSDYHDKETNELPDAGAPDEKVLHRNRNVLDQNGRYNKESPDRNHSHYFDKLNNHQHVDTLSHRKSGRSSSSHSKEKHGSYKSDVDSDKAKVSRPFNENKDSLVAKKGDARHIDQDLLGKRDRTVKSTGLTKKDNHSRSGNLESTDASGPCAHLDQQKEFDSRGSIVEAKCVQFNVTEDLKQMSSSRAKKSSIRLPTNNNDRSDLAPATDKLQPTRDKQEAHKLGPQIVSSPVKESRLEVYSTEASNSDVSKMIKRKQDIPNGVQQNSLRQSTPYSLDTSSSLRKEGHSAASTVLKEARDLKHRANRLKSEGLELESTGLYFEAALKFLHVASLWEPLSFDGSKQADAAQSIQMYSDTAKLCEFCAREYERCKEMAAAALAYKCVEVAYLKSAYYKHSSANKDGQELQTALLMIPPGESPSSSASDVDNLNNQGTLGKAASAKGVNSPLVTANHVIAARNHPHLMRLLTYTHDLNSAFEATRKSQIAIAAAAGASLEKHGAHGIDSVRRVLDFNFHNVKGLLRLVRLSKESISR
- the LOC109723858 gene encoding uncharacterized protein LOC109723858 isoform X3, which produces MLSVGRSDDGRERIGRGFGMEENELEEGEACDDSLIDPDVALSYIDEKLQDVLGHFQKDFEGGFSAENLGSKFGGYGSFLPAYQRSPSVFCQPKSPPKATNHSGSRSPYNTQSEGIRQNSSVLTCSSITKNNISASTVPSADTSSKREVCLGIHNERDSVPQYDSLTRHANGGDQKSLKVRIKVPPDDTVTRNNAAIYSGLGLDISPSSSLEDSPDDSAELSPEFQDMPYESPHTIIQIMTCFLVPGGYLLSPLHDNVLQLTERTRPIFKKCKTSMISKDISEKCEASSNLSLPVRDVKGHTIKRTKPDDKKIRSSGVKSSKCINDISAALNRDIDIETPAGQELVSDALNIPLLSGSRTIDRKDGHLAEESANGFAIMFDCPRGTNNFPATDRTRTPEFVKGKVELMEGMECSGIGNLGHEEIHLKGKIQTRTVNAEKTFEEQTMSSRKDSSVDLQRDRKEKVKKNVDTVKADSDGYKRNKDQTVGPVDNVRNISSHKASSYEPEKVVQGKYRLPEDKGKQQGIQPNTAPSLESTKDGIGVQPSPAVKERKKGSLARQNLYDKKPKPKVFKSHGDVLGNAVVNEGVLLDTQLKEKLKSVKPENEDESIRLMEASKEGPNNRKVDQHSISGTYVNEPLSVPSTSNAAETAEAPAKPAPVVIEEHWVCCDICQQWRLLPYGTNPDSLPKKWHCSLLNWLPGMNSCAISEKETTKALNDLYTVPAPQIGISSDGRHAPSSFTTSSALHLNQRLGDNIVTVSGKKKNGCKDGTNIANFSDIAQISNSERKNQQASAKSRSLTDVNGYPLDTNSLSKADLEHGNKLTGYKKEKLKAGHKNLGRYSDGGALTSFPRDSMEKGEKYSSSKSKRMVDQIDSKASKKIKIEDANYLVKDWNSEYEAAGKTSADMTNVSSAKAVTKTLDKYNDVPSGKEKLDSKGNISVLSKRIKGEDQAFSNGEIKDFKTSDLQRSDKMELSTKKRKMKEWQESQHILTAEMRSHQLIDGRAVTKDTLREGEASKEKKPKVVKTEEKFSYGQASTAATSSSSKVSGSQKSKTKFQDIRGSPVESVSSSPVRINTEKLHNIRNSVGRAEMFNVGSSTLGSPKRCSDSEVEGGSNHSGKARKEAASLNQLPPLASQRAGESGTLDIFRGPSDYHDKETNELPDAGAPDEKVLHRNRNVLDQNGRYNKESPDRNHSHYFDKLNNHQHVDTLSHRKSGRSSSSHSKEKHGSYKSDVDSDKAKVSRPFNENKDSLVAKKGDARHIDQDLLGKRDRTVKSTGLTKKDNHSRSGNLESTDASGPCAHLDQQKEFDSRGSIVEAKCVQFNVTEDLKQMSSSRAKKSSIRLPTNNNDRSDLAPATDKLQPTRDKQEAHKLGPQIVSSPVKESRLEVYSTEASNSDVSKMIKRKQDIPNGVQQNSLRQSTPYSLDTSSSLRKEGHSAASTVLKEARDLKHRANRLKSEGLELESTGLYFEAALKFLHVASLWEPLSFDGSKQADAAQSIQMYSDTAKLCEFCAREYERCKEMAAAALAYKCVEVAYLKSAYYKHSSANKDGQELQTALLMIPPDVDNLNNQGTLGKAASAKGVNSPLVTANHVIAARNHPHLMRLLTYTHDLNSAFEATRKSQIAIAAAAGASLEKHGAHGIDSVRRVLDFNFHNVKGLLRLVRLSKESISR
- the LOC109723858 gene encoding uncharacterized protein LOC109723858 isoform X1, which gives rise to MLSVGRSDDGRERIGRGFGMEENELEEGEACDDSLIDPDVALSYIDEKLQDVLGHFQKDFEGGFSAENLGSKFGGYGSFLPAYQRSPSVFCQPKSPPKATNHSGSRSPYNTQSEGIRQNSSVLTCSSITKNNISASTVPSADTSSKREVCLGIHNERDSVPQYDSLTRHANGGDQKSLKVRIKVPPDDTVTRNNAAIYSGLGLDISPSSSLEDSPDDSAELSPEFQDMPYESPHTIIQIMTCFLVPGGYLLSPLHDNVLQLTERTRPIFKKCKTSMISKDISEKCEASSNLSLPVRDVKGHTIKRTKPDDKKIRSSGVKSSKCINDISAALNRDIDIETPAGQELVSDALNIPLLSGSRTIDRKDGHLAEESANGFAIMFDCPRGTNNFPATDRTRTPEFVKGKVELMEGMECSGIGNLGHEEIHLKGKIQTRTVNAEKTFEEQTMSSRKDSSVDLQRDRKEKVKKNVDTVKADSDGYKRNKDQTVGPVDNVRNISSHKASSYEPEKVVQGKYRLPEDKGKQQGIQPNTAPSLESTKDGIGVQPSPAVKERKKGSLARQNLYDKKPKPKVFKSHGDVLGNAVVNEGVLLDTQLKEKLKSVKPENEDESIRLMEASKEGPNNRKVDQHSISGTYVNEPLSVPSTSNAAETAEAPAKPAPVVIEEHWVCCDICQQWRLLPYGTNPDSLPKKWHCSLLNWLPGMNSCAISEKETTKALNDLYTVPAPQIGISSDGRHAPSSFTTSSALHLNQRLGDNIVTVSGKKKNGCKDGTNIANFSDIAQISNSERKNQQASAKSRSLTDVNGYPLDTNSLSKADLEHGNKLTGYKKEKLKAGHKNLGRYSDGGALTSFPRDSMEKGEKYSSSKSKRMVDQIDSKASKKIKIEDANYLVKDWNSEYEAAGKTSADMTNVSSAKAVTKTLDKYNDVPSGKEKLDSKGNISVLSKRIKGEDQAFSNGEIKDFKTSDLQRSDKMELSTKKRKMKEWQESQHILTAEMRSHQLIDGRAVTKDTLREGEASKEKKPKVVKTEEKFSYGQASTAATSSSSKVSGSQKSKTKFQDIRGSPVESVSSSPVRINTEKLHNIRNSVGRAEMFNVGSSTLGSPKRCSDSEVEGGSNHSGKARKEAASLNQLPPLASQRAGESGTLDIFRGPSDYHDKETNELPDAGAPDEKVLHRNRNVLDQNGRYNKESPDRNHSHYFDKLNNHQHVDTLSHRKSGRSSSSHSKEKHGSYKSDVDSDKAKVSRPFNENKDSLVAKKGDARHIDQDLLGKRDRTVKSTGLTKKDNHSRSGNLESTDASGPCAHLDQQKEFDSRGSIVEAKCVQFNVTEDLKQMSSSRAKKSSIRLPTNNNDRSDLAPATDKLQPTRDKQEAHKLGPQIVSSPVKESRLEVYSTEASNSDVSKMIKRKQDIPNGVQQNSLRQSTPYSLDTSSSLRKEGHSAASTVLKEARDLKHRANRLKSEGLELESTGLYFEAALKFLHVASLWEPLSFDGSKQADAAQSIQMYSDTAKLCEFCAREYERCKEMAAAALAYKCVEVAYLKSAYYKHSSANKDGQELQTALLMIPPGESPSSSASDVDNLNNQGTLGKAASAKGVNSPLVTANHVIAARNHPHLMRLLTYTHDLNSAFEATRKSQIAIAAAAGASLEKHGAHGIDSVRRVLDFNFHNVKGLLRLVRLSKESISR